The Streptomyces sp. DH-12 genome has a window encoding:
- a CDS encoding helix-turn-helix transcriptional regulator, translating into MASLNVGGLGEYLREQRRNAQLSLRQLADAAGVSNPYLSQIERGLRKPSAEVLQQVAKALRISAETLYVRAGILDAERDRDEVETRAVILADPTLNERQKQVLLQIYDSFRKENGFGGGEDGEADPAGPEPGTEASAGKGGRPAERPGREAGDDDSGPRRTAG; encoded by the coding sequence ATGGCATCCCTGAACGTCGGCGGTCTCGGTGAGTATCTGCGCGAGCAGCGGCGCAACGCGCAGCTGTCGCTGCGGCAGCTCGCCGACGCCGCCGGGGTGTCCAATCCGTACCTGAGCCAGATCGAGCGCGGGCTGCGCAAGCCCAGCGCGGAGGTGCTCCAGCAGGTCGCCAAGGCGCTGCGCATCTCCGCCGAGACGCTGTACGTCCGCGCCGGGATCCTCGACGCCGAGCGCGACCGGGACGAGGTCGAGACGCGCGCCGTGATCCTCGCCGATCCCACGCTGAACGAGCGCCAGAAGCAGGTGCTCCTCCAGATCTACGACTCCTTCCGCAAGGAGAACGGATTCGGGGGCGGCGAAGACGGTGAGGCGGATCCCGCCGGACCCGAGCCGGGTACGGAGGCCTCCGCCGGCAAGGGCGGCAGACCCGCCGAACGCCCCGGCCGCGAGGCCGGCGACGACGACAGCGGTCCGCGGCGGACGGCCGGCTGA
- a CDS encoding DUF2516 family protein, producing MQGFADFLWLLSMALILFSGFALIDAATRREDAYRAADKKTKPFWLIILGLAFVVNLIFNILSFLPIIGLIATIVYMVDVRPALRGLSGGGRSRKGSSSDGPYGPYNGGR from the coding sequence ATGCAGGGCTTCGCTGATTTCTTGTGGCTGCTGAGCATGGCTTTGATCCTGTTCAGCGGCTTCGCGCTGATCGACGCCGCCACGCGCCGTGAGGACGCCTACCGCGCGGCGGACAAGAAGACCAAGCCGTTCTGGCTGATCATCCTGGGTCTCGCCTTCGTGGTGAACCTGATCTTCAACATCCTGTCGTTCCTGCCGATCATCGGCCTGATCGCGACGATCGTGTACATGGTCGACGTGCGCCCGGCGCTGCGCGGTCTGTCCGGCGGCGGCCGGAGCCGCAAGGGCTCCAGCAGCGACGGCCCCTACGGCCCGTACAACGGCGGACGCTGA
- a CDS encoding fused response regulator/phosphatase, with protein sequence MPAPVPRQRAIPAAEGGQGAAAAPDESAQELPGNRTTAPAATPSDAAPAKTQTATPAQLTLLLIENDPGGTPIVPDLLDQAGRPMRIRTARNLTEAERLLTDDVHCILLDLALPAPGRADDGDELAVLRHVLELAPRHAVLALTGADDTERGAEAVRVGAQDYLVRDELDGRLLSRAIRYAVERKRSDSAERRLAEGRLRAQENRRLERGLLPTPLLDGSPLRFAARYRPGRSRALLGGDFYDVVRTPDGTVHAMIGDVCGHGPDEAALGVELRIAWRALTLAGLCGDQLLSTLQQVLEHERPDDEIFATLCTVDIAPDGRRAGLCLAGHPSPLLAAPGMPARLLPYDDNGPALGLLPRARWPRTQVELGAEWSLMLYTDGLIEGRVGDTGERLGQDGMVEMIRRRIAEGLSGEALLRTAVNEVRDLNGGELTDDVAVLLLDRAR encoded by the coding sequence ATGCCCGCACCCGTACCGCGGCAGAGAGCGATCCCGGCCGCGGAAGGCGGTCAGGGGGCGGCCGCCGCACCGGACGAGTCCGCACAGGAGTTGCCCGGGAACCGGACGACGGCCCCCGCGGCCACCCCGTCCGACGCCGCACCGGCGAAGACCCAGACCGCCACACCCGCCCAGCTCACCCTGCTGCTCATCGAGAACGACCCGGGCGGCACGCCGATCGTGCCCGACCTGCTCGACCAGGCCGGGCGGCCGATGCGCATCCGCACCGCCCGCAACCTCACCGAGGCCGAGCGGCTGCTGACCGACGACGTCCACTGCATCCTGCTGGACCTGGCGCTGCCCGCGCCCGGCCGGGCGGACGACGGCGACGAGCTGGCCGTGCTCCGGCACGTCCTGGAGCTGGCGCCCCGGCACGCCGTCCTCGCCCTCACCGGCGCGGACGACACCGAGCGCGGCGCCGAGGCCGTACGGGTCGGCGCGCAGGACTACCTGGTCCGCGACGAGCTGGACGGCCGGCTGCTGAGCCGCGCCATCCGCTACGCGGTGGAGCGCAAGCGGTCCGACTCCGCGGAGCGGCGGCTCGCCGAGGGCCGGCTGCGCGCCCAGGAGAACCGCCGGCTGGAGCGCGGCCTGCTGCCGACACCGCTGCTGGACGGCTCCCCGCTGCGGTTCGCCGCCCGCTACCGGCCCGGCCGCTCCCGCGCCCTGCTCGGCGGCGACTTCTACGACGTGGTCCGCACGCCCGACGGCACCGTGCACGCCATGATCGGCGACGTCTGCGGGCACGGCCCGGACGAGGCGGCGCTCGGCGTGGAGCTGCGCATCGCCTGGCGGGCGCTGACCCTGGCCGGGCTGTGCGGGGACCAGCTGCTGAGCACGCTGCAGCAGGTACTGGAGCACGAGCGCCCGGACGACGAGATCTTCGCGACGCTGTGCACGGTGGACATCGCCCCCGACGGCCGCCGGGCGGGCCTGTGCCTGGCCGGCCACCCGTCGCCGCTGCTGGCCGCCCCGGGCATGCCCGCACGGCTGCTGCCGTACGACGACAACGGTCCGGCGCTCGGACTGCTGCCGCGCGCCCGCTGGCCGCGGACGCAGGTGGAGCTGGGCGCCGAGTGGAGCCTGATGCTCTACACCGACGGTCTGATCGAGGGCCGGGTCGGCGACACCGGGGAGCGGCTCGGCCAGGACGGCATGGTGGAGATGATCCGCCGCCGGATCGCCGAGGGCCTGAGCGGCGAGGCACTGCTGCGCACCGCCGTCAACGAGGTCCGGGACCTCAACGGCGGCGAGCTGACGGACGACGTGGCGGTGCTGCTGCTGGACCGGGCGCGCTGA